One Phenylobacterium hankyongense DNA segment encodes these proteins:
- a CDS encoding flagellar assembly protein FliH, whose amino-acid sequence MSDPVHQRFAFDTEFDAGGGVAFQAPRPKRSFTPEEVEVIRDTARNEGERAGLASVAAQQARALAEIAAACSEALPRLAGVAHDHRTGSAALALACGRAIADAALDRFPEAPIQAAIEALAREIESAPRLVVATAPELAERLQGVLDETAARVGFPGAIQVRPDVGVGPNAFTLDFGDGSAAFDPGAAAQRVAEALGAALAAEGLHAEPLIPGSES is encoded by the coding sequence ATGAGCGATCCCGTGCACCAGAGGTTCGCCTTCGACACCGAGTTCGACGCCGGCGGCGGCGTCGCATTCCAGGCGCCGCGCCCCAAGCGCAGCTTCACGCCCGAAGAGGTCGAGGTCATCCGCGACACCGCCCGCAACGAGGGCGAACGCGCGGGCCTGGCCAGCGTCGCCGCCCAGCAGGCCCGCGCCCTGGCGGAGATCGCCGCGGCCTGCAGCGAGGCCCTGCCCCGCCTGGCCGGCGTCGCCCACGACCATCGCACCGGCTCCGCGGCCCTGGCGCTGGCCTGTGGGCGCGCCATCGCCGACGCGGCGCTGGACCGCTTCCCCGAGGCGCCGATCCAGGCCGCCATCGAGGCGCTCGCCCGCGAGATCGAGTCCGCGCCCCGGCTGGTGGTCGCCACCGCGCCGGAACTCGCCGAACGGCTGCAGGGCGTGCTCGACGAGACCGCCGCCCGGGTCGGCTTTCCCGGCGCCATCCAGGTCCGCCCGGACGTCGGCGTCGGCCCCAACGCCTTCACCCTCGACTTCGGCGACGGCTCCGCGGCGTTCGATCCCGGCGCGGCGGCCCAGCGCGTGGCCGAGGCCCTTGGCGCGGCGCTCGCCGCCGAGGGCCTGCACGCCGAACCCCTCATTCCCGGCAGCGAGAGCTGA
- a CDS encoding sigma-54 interaction domain-containing protein: protein MRLLVVGRLNGQLSSAVKMAMSAGAKVSHVESIEAATHALRAGQGADLMMVDYELDIGALIAANEAERIRVPIVACGVGADAAGAAAAIRAGAKEFIPLPPDAELIASVLAAVSDDNRPMIVTDQVMKSVIALADQVAPSDASILITGESGVGKEVIARYLHQKSRRANRPFISVNCAAIPENLLESELFGHEKGAFTGAVARRIGKFEEANGGTLLLDEISEMDARLQAKLLRAIQEREIDRVGGTKPVRVDIRILATSNRDLVQAVKDGIFREDLLYRLNVVNLRVPALRERPGDVLALAEHFVKKYSIANGVADRPLSAEARRRLGIHRWPGNVRELENAMHRAVLLSSGPEIDEAAIRLPDGQPLAAADPFARTAQAASLAAEGASRNFVGQTVSAMEQQLIIDTLEHCLGNRTHAANILGISIRTLRNKLKEYTEAGVSVPAPQMGASAA from the coding sequence ATGCGACTTCTGGTCGTCGGTAGGTTGAACGGACAGCTGTCCAGCGCCGTGAAGATGGCGATGAGCGCGGGGGCCAAGGTCAGCCACGTGGAAAGCATCGAGGCCGCCACCCACGCGCTCCGCGCCGGGCAGGGCGCGGACCTGATGATGGTCGACTACGAGCTCGACATCGGCGCGCTGATCGCCGCCAACGAGGCCGAGCGGATCCGGGTGCCGATCGTCGCCTGCGGGGTCGGCGCCGACGCCGCCGGCGCGGCCGCCGCCATCCGCGCCGGGGCCAAGGAGTTCATCCCCCTGCCGCCGGACGCCGAGCTGATCGCCTCGGTGCTGGCCGCGGTCTCCGACGACAACCGGCCGATGATCGTCACCGACCAGGTGATGAAGTCGGTGATCGCGCTGGCCGACCAGGTGGCGCCGTCCGACGCCTCGATCCTGATCACCGGCGAAAGCGGCGTCGGCAAGGAGGTGATCGCCCGCTACCTCCACCAGAAGTCCCGCCGCGCCAACCGGCCGTTCATCTCGGTCAACTGCGCCGCCATCCCGGAGAACCTGCTGGAGAGCGAGCTGTTCGGCCACGAGAAGGGCGCCTTCACCGGCGCCGTGGCCCGCCGCATCGGCAAGTTCGAGGAGGCCAACGGCGGCACCCTGCTGCTCGACGAAATCTCCGAGATGGACGCCCGCCTGCAGGCCAAGCTGCTGCGCGCCATCCAGGAGCGGGAGATCGACCGGGTCGGCGGGACCAAGCCGGTGCGGGTCGACATCCGCATCCTGGCGACCTCCAACCGCGACCTCGTCCAGGCGGTGAAGGACGGCATCTTCCGCGAGGACCTGCTCTATCGCCTCAACGTCGTGAACCTGCGCGTCCCCGCCCTGCGCGAGCGCCCCGGCGACGTGCTGGCGCTGGCCGAGCACTTCGTGAAGAAGTACTCGATCGCCAACGGCGTGGCCGACCGGCCGCTCTCCGCCGAAGCCCGCCGCCGGCTCGGCATCCACCGCTGGCCCGGCAACGTCCGCGAGCTGGAGAACGCCATGCACCGCGCGGTGCTGCTGTCCTCCGGCCCGGAGATCGACGAGGCCGCCATCCGCCTGCCGGACGGCCAGCCGCTGGCCGCCGCCGACCCCTTCGCCCGCACCGCCCAGGCCGCCTCCCTCGCGGCGGAAGGCGCCTCACGCAACTTCGTGGGCCAGACGGTCTCGGCCATGGAGCAGCAGCTGATCATCGACACCCTGGAGCACTGCCTGGGCAACCGCACCCACGCGGCCAACATCCTCGGCATCTCGATCCGCACGCTGCGCAACAAGCTGAAGGAATACACCGAGGCCGGCGTCTCGGTGCCCGCCCCGCAGATGGGCGCGAGCGCCGCCTGA
- a CDS encoding C13 family peptidase, producing MSRLLRLAALILSLWLGSALPAGAAGPAAAGPFSDWAAVVVAGDWHAHSGGPSEAFDNARRDVSRALERIGFAPANLRQFSVRPQRYRDTRPGKSDLDTIYDGLVDLTGRATGGCLVYFSSHGAPEGVVVDEDILAPGVLGAMLDRTCGERPTVVVMSACFSGVFVPALAGPNRMVLTAARPDRSSFGCGEADKYPYFDDCFLSSINRAHDFPALGRAVQACVAAREVKEGMEPPSEPQLWVGAKLKPLLPLYAFSGVRQP from the coding sequence ATGTCCAGGCTGCTCCGCTTGGCGGCGCTGATCCTGAGCCTCTGGCTCGGGTCGGCGCTTCCGGCGGGCGCGGCCGGTCCGGCCGCCGCGGGCCCGTTCTCCGACTGGGCGGCCGTAGTGGTGGCCGGCGACTGGCACGCCCACTCCGGCGGCCCTTCGGAAGCCTTCGACAACGCCCGCCGCGACGTCTCCCGGGCGCTGGAGCGCATCGGCTTCGCGCCGGCCAACCTGCGGCAGTTCTCGGTCCGGCCCCAGCGCTACCGCGACACCCGGCCCGGCAAGTCGGACCTGGACACCATCTACGACGGGCTGGTGGACCTGACCGGCCGGGCGACCGGCGGCTGCCTCGTCTACTTCAGCTCGCACGGCGCGCCGGAGGGCGTGGTGGTGGACGAGGACATCCTGGCGCCGGGCGTGCTCGGGGCCATGCTCGACCGCACCTGCGGCGAGCGCCCGACCGTGGTGGTGATGTCGGCCTGTTTCTCCGGCGTCTTCGTGCCCGCCCTGGCCGGGCCCAACCGCATGGTGCTGACCGCCGCGCGCCCCGACCGCAGTTCCTTCGGCTGCGGCGAGGCCGACAAATATCCCTATTTCGACGACTGCTTCCTGTCGTCGATCAACCGCGCGCACGACTTCCCGGCGCTCGGCCGCGCGGTCCAGGCGTGCGTCGCCGCGCGCGAGGTGAAGGAAGGGATGGAGCCGCCGTCCGAGCCCCAGCTGTGGGTCGGCGCCAAGCTCAAACCACTGCTGCCGCTCTACGCGTTCTCGGGCGTGAGACAACCCTGA
- a CDS encoding PaaI family thioesterase produces MTDAANAEPEALTDAAILERFQRTRNQPTGSQTLGFRLVAVNQAEKTVEVEFEARAELLLNPMKQVQGGYLCAMLDECMSVACMVASGMTAVAPTLEMKTSFFRPALPGRLRGIGRVAKWGRQVAFTEGELYDTDGRLLAKATGTAIPTPFQTYKK; encoded by the coding sequence ATGACCGACGCCGCCAACGCCGAGCCCGAGGCGCTGACCGACGCGGCCATCCTCGAGCGCTTCCAGCGCACCCGGAACCAGCCCACCGGCTCCCAGACCCTGGGCTTTAGGCTGGTGGCGGTGAACCAGGCGGAGAAGACCGTCGAGGTGGAGTTCGAGGCGCGCGCCGAACTGCTGCTCAATCCGATGAAGCAGGTCCAGGGCGGCTACCTCTGCGCCATGCTCGACGAATGCATGAGCGTCGCCTGCATGGTGGCCTCCGGCATGACCGCCGTGGCCCCGACCCTGGAGATGAAGACCAGCTTCTTCCGCCCCGCCCTGCCCGGCAGGCTGCGTGGGATCGGCCGGGTGGCGAAGTGGGGCCGCCAGGTCGCCTTCACCGAGGGCGAGCTCTACGACACCGACGGGCGGCTGCTCGCCAAGGCCACGGGCACGGCGATCCCGACCCCGTTCCAGACCTACAAGAAGTAG
- the fliN gene encoding flagellar motor switch protein FliN, producing MSENDMQLDEFAAGEGALAETSMDEAKTATDLAPVFDVPVNISAVLGRANLSVAQLLQLAQGSVLELDRKVGEAIDIYVNNRLVARGEVVIVDDRLGVTMTEIIKDGDAQV from the coding sequence ATGTCCGAGAACGATATGCAACTCGACGAATTCGCCGCCGGCGAAGGGGCGCTCGCCGAGACCTCGATGGACGAGGCCAAGACCGCCACCGACCTGGCGCCGGTCTTCGACGTCCCGGTCAACATCTCAGCCGTGCTCGGCCGCGCCAACCTCTCGGTGGCGCAGCTGCTGCAGCTGGCCCAGGGCAGCGTCCTGGAGCTCGACCGCAAGGTCGGCGAGGCGATCGACATCTACGTGAACAACCGCCTGGTGGCCCGCGGCGAGGTCGTCATCGTCGACGACCGGCTGGGCGTGACCATGACGGAAATCATCAAGGACGGCGACGCGCAGGTCTGA
- the fliF gene encoding flagellar basal-body MS-ring/collar protein FliF, which translates to MNQFVAALQRFGIGRLAAILGIGAGVAAALVAMTMNLGQPKALLYANLDLKEAGTITQALDQANVKYEVKGDGSTILVPRDQVASTRLMLSSKGLPTAGSVGYEIFDNANTLGQTDFIQQLNRQRALEGELARTIQGLDGVTGARVHLVLPKRQLFDEEAAESSASVNINVGGREPGADQVRAIQNLVAGAVPNLKPDRVTVVDQHAKTLSGGETGMAAEADSRKSEVEQRISKQVKSLVEGVVGAGKARVNVTADLELARVTVQQETFDPDGQVVRSEMTTDENSKQNEPDASGQASVAANIPGSAGAGAGANSSASGHQESTTNYEISKTTRTEVQEPGQVKRLSVAVAVDGVSVLGKDGKPGPYTPRNAQEMQRIEDLVRTAVGYNQQRGDQVTVVNVRFPTVNDPDGVTAASPLMGFDKNDIMRAAELGVLAVVAILMMLFIVRPLLKGAAGGGGTPMLPSVARVATSADGQQMQLGADPGGQLALPGPIGELDHKIDIARIEGQVKASSVKRVSEFVENHPEESVSILRSWLHETT; encoded by the coding sequence TTGAACCAGTTCGTGGCTGCGCTTCAGAGGTTCGGGATCGGCCGTTTGGCCGCGATCCTCGGCATCGGCGCGGGCGTCGCCGCCGCCCTGGTCGCCATGACCATGAACCTCGGCCAGCCCAAGGCCCTGCTCTACGCCAACCTCGACCTGAAGGAAGCCGGGACCATCACCCAGGCGCTGGATCAGGCCAACGTCAAATACGAGGTGAAGGGCGACGGCTCGACCATCCTGGTGCCGCGCGACCAGGTCGCCTCCACCCGCCTGATGCTGTCGAGCAAGGGCCTGCCGACCGCAGGCTCCGTGGGCTACGAGATCTTCGACAACGCCAACACCCTTGGCCAGACCGACTTCATCCAGCAGCTGAACCGCCAGCGGGCGCTGGAAGGCGAGCTCGCCCGCACCATCCAGGGCCTGGACGGCGTCACCGGCGCGCGGGTCCACCTGGTGCTGCCCAAGCGCCAGCTGTTCGACGAGGAAGCCGCGGAGTCCTCCGCCTCGGTGAACATCAACGTCGGCGGCCGCGAGCCGGGCGCCGACCAGGTGCGCGCCATCCAGAACCTGGTGGCGGGCGCGGTGCCCAACCTGAAGCCCGACCGCGTCACCGTCGTCGACCAGCACGCCAAGACCCTGTCCGGCGGCGAGACCGGCATGGCCGCCGAGGCCGACAGCCGCAAGTCCGAGGTCGAGCAGCGCATCTCCAAGCAGGTGAAGAGCCTGGTGGAAGGCGTCGTCGGGGCCGGCAAGGCCCGCGTCAACGTCACCGCCGACCTGGAGCTCGCCCGGGTCACCGTGCAGCAGGAGACCTTCGATCCCGACGGCCAGGTGGTCCGCTCCGAGATGACCACCGACGAGAACTCCAAGCAGAACGAGCCGGACGCCTCCGGCCAGGCGTCGGTGGCCGCCAACATCCCCGGCAGCGCGGGCGCGGGCGCCGGCGCCAATTCCTCGGCCAGCGGCCACCAGGAATCGACCACCAACTACGAGATCTCCAAGACCACCCGCACTGAGGTGCAGGAGCCCGGCCAGGTGAAGCGGCTGTCGGTGGCCGTCGCCGTCGACGGGGTCAGCGTGCTCGGCAAGGACGGCAAGCCCGGCCCCTACACGCCGCGCAACGCCCAGGAGATGCAGCGCATCGAGGACCTGGTGCGCACCGCCGTCGGCTACAATCAGCAGCGCGGCGACCAGGTCACCGTGGTCAACGTCCGCTTCCCGACCGTCAACGATCCGGACGGGGTGACCGCCGCCAGCCCGCTGATGGGCTTCGACAAGAACGACATCATGCGCGCCGCCGAACTGGGCGTGCTGGCCGTCGTCGCCATCCTGATGATGCTGTTCATCGTCCGGCCGCTGCTCAAGGGCGCGGCGGGCGGCGGCGGCACGCCCATGCTGCCCAGCGTCGCGCGCGTCGCCACCTCCGCCGACGGCCAGCAGATGCAGCTGGGGGCAGACCCCGGCGGCCAGCTCGCCCTGCCCGGCCCAATCGGCGAGCTGGACCACAAGATCGACATCGCTCGCATCGAAGGCCAGGTGAAGGCCTCGTCGGTGAAGCGGGTCTCGGAATTCGTCGAGAACCACCCGGAGGAGTCCGTCTCCATCCTCCGCAGCTGGCTGCATGAGACGACATGA
- the fliG gene encoding flagellar motor switch protein FliG, which produces MNARVPKKPGIADASRLSGPEKAAIVLLALGEDHADVWKQLDEDEVKEVSQAMAGLGTVTAGVVEDLLVEFVSGMSGSGAIMGSFEQTQRLLASIMPVDKVDALMEEIRGPAGRTMWDKLGNVNEAVLANYLKNEYPQTVAVVLSKIKSEHAARVLAALPEDFALECVTRMLRMEPVQREILDKIEQTLRTEFMSNLARTSKRDSHEMMADIFNAFDRQTEARFITALEERNREAAERIRALMFVFEDLSKLDPGGVQTLLRAVDKDSLGLALKGASDALREMFFSNMSERAAKIMREDMETMGPVRLRDVDQAQMAMVQVAKDLAAKGEIMLAGAGGDDELVY; this is translated from the coding sequence ATGAACGCCCGCGTCCCCAAGAAACCGGGCATCGCCGACGCCTCCCGTCTGAGCGGGCCGGAGAAGGCCGCCATCGTGCTGCTCGCGCTCGGCGAGGATCATGCCGATGTCTGGAAGCAGCTCGACGAAGATGAGGTCAAGGAGGTCTCCCAGGCCATGGCTGGCCTCGGCACCGTGACCGCCGGGGTCGTCGAGGACCTGCTGGTGGAGTTCGTCTCCGGCATGTCCGGCTCGGGGGCCATCATGGGCTCGTTCGAGCAGACCCAGCGCCTGCTGGCCTCGATCATGCCGGTCGACAAGGTCGACGCCCTTATGGAGGAGATCCGCGGTCCGGCGGGCCGCACCATGTGGGACAAGCTCGGCAACGTGAACGAGGCCGTGCTCGCCAACTACCTGAAGAACGAATACCCGCAGACCGTCGCGGTGGTGCTGTCGAAGATCAAGTCGGAGCACGCCGCGCGCGTGCTCGCCGCCCTGCCCGAGGACTTCGCGCTGGAATGCGTCACCCGCATGCTGCGCATGGAGCCGGTGCAGCGCGAGATCCTCGACAAGATCGAGCAGACCCTGCGCACCGAGTTCATGTCCAACCTGGCGCGCACCTCCAAGCGCGACAGCCACGAGATGATGGCGGACATCTTCAACGCCTTCGACCGCCAGACCGAGGCCCGCTTCATCACCGCGCTCGAGGAGCGCAACCGCGAGGCCGCCGAGCGGATCCGCGCCCTGATGTTCGTGTTCGAGGACCTCTCCAAGCTGGATCCGGGCGGCGTCCAGACCCTGCTGCGGGCGGTCGACAAGGACTCGCTGGGCCTGGCGCTGAAGGGCGCCTCGGACGCCCTGCGCGAGATGTTCTTCTCCAACATGAGCGAGCGCGCCGCCAAGATCATGCGCGAGGACATGGAGACCATGGGTCCGGTCCGCCTGCGCGACGTCGACCAGGCGCAGATGGCCATGGTGCAGGTCGCCAAGGACCTGGCCGCCAAGGGCGAGATCATGCTGGCCGGGGCCGGCGGCGACGACGAGCTCGTCTACTGA
- a CDS encoding serine hydrolase domain-containing protein: MRFTVPAAVAALAMMFAAPLAADAQDAAAPPAAELPKAPVPYTVLHLKPPAPKPRPPGAPTATPATAPAARSGPAVAGAVPIAAAPAVPGARLTPGQPLPPGELEAFVDGVVRDAMAHEHIAGVTVSVVQNGQVVLKKGYGFASLRPQRPVDPDRTLFRVGSISKTFTWITLMKEVEAGRVRLDQPINLYLPEKVQVKDQGYDQPVRVVNLMDHSAGFEDRILGQLFEDDFERVRPLDLYLRQERPRRVHAPGAVSSYSNYGAGLAGEAVSYTSGKPFERLVEDEIFVPLGMNHTTFREPRPAKAGLPAPMPAALAADVSAPLHWTRTGFQQRSYEYIGQIAPAGAASSTAGDMARYMITLLNGGQLNGVTVFGPRTAEAFRTPLRRTPAGINGWAHGFMTFDVAGGFRGYGHSGATIDFHSNMVTIPQLNLGVFIAANSETGEALVGRFPERLVQEFYAAPQSFPRPGSPELAADGQALTGYFLTTRRAYSGLEGFITSLMGGTAVSVTPQGWLLTEGPRSGVRTWAPEGPASDRRFIAVDGDQRMAFTLGEGRARGFLPASNVALMERAPAWRKPSTLAILAALTAAAALVTLVGVALRNRREFRENAVQSRAALLQNIQAGLWLGALALFAVWASKSSDLAQVIYGWPGALLITASACALVAAALTIATLVALPAVWRGGRRVDSWTHLRKAFFTVTVLIYAGFSVTLAMWGALSPWSG, from the coding sequence ATGCGGTTTACCGTTCCTGCCGCCGTCGCCGCCCTGGCGATGATGTTCGCAGCGCCCCTCGCCGCGGACGCGCAGGACGCGGCGGCGCCGCCGGCCGCCGAGCTTCCCAAGGCCCCGGTTCCCTACACCGTCCTCCACCTCAAGCCGCCGGCCCCGAAGCCGCGCCCGCCCGGCGCCCCGACAGCCACGCCCGCCACTGCGCCGGCCGCGCGGAGCGGACCAGCCGTGGCCGGCGCCGTGCCGATCGCCGCGGCGCCGGCCGTCCCCGGGGCCCGCCTCACCCCCGGCCAGCCGCTGCCGCCGGGCGAGCTGGAGGCCTTCGTCGACGGCGTGGTCCGCGACGCCATGGCCCACGAGCACATCGCCGGCGTCACCGTCAGCGTGGTGCAGAACGGCCAGGTGGTCCTGAAGAAGGGCTACGGCTTCGCCAGCCTGCGGCCGCAACGCCCGGTCGACCCGGACCGGACCCTGTTCCGGGTGGGCTCGATCTCCAAGACCTTCACCTGGATCACCCTGATGAAGGAGGTCGAGGCCGGTCGCGTCCGCCTCGACCAGCCCATCAACCTCTACCTGCCGGAAAAGGTGCAGGTGAAGGACCAGGGCTATGACCAGCCGGTGCGGGTCGTCAACCTGATGGACCATTCGGCGGGCTTCGAGGACCGCATCCTCGGCCAGCTGTTCGAGGACGACTTCGAACGGGTGCGCCCCCTCGACCTCTACCTGCGCCAGGAGCGGCCGCGCCGCGTGCATGCGCCGGGCGCGGTCTCCAGCTATTCCAACTACGGCGCAGGGCTGGCCGGCGAGGCGGTCTCCTACACCTCCGGCAAGCCGTTCGAGCGGCTGGTCGAGGACGAGATCTTCGTCCCCCTGGGCATGAACCACACCACCTTCCGCGAGCCGCGGCCGGCCAAGGCGGGCCTGCCCGCCCCGATGCCCGCGGCGCTGGCCGCCGACGTGTCCGCGCCGCTCCACTGGACCCGGACCGGGTTCCAGCAGCGTTCGTACGAGTACATCGGCCAGATCGCACCGGCCGGCGCGGCCTCCTCCACGGCCGGCGACATGGCCCGCTACATGATCACCCTGCTGAACGGCGGGCAGTTGAACGGCGTGACGGTCTTCGGGCCGCGCACGGCGGAGGCCTTCCGCACCCCGCTCCGGCGGACGCCGGCCGGGATCAACGGCTGGGCGCACGGCTTCATGACCTTTGACGTGGCCGGCGGCTTCCGCGGCTACGGGCACAGCGGCGCCACCATCGATTTCCATTCCAACATGGTGACGATCCCGCAGCTCAACCTCGGCGTCTTCATCGCCGCCAATTCGGAAACCGGCGAGGCCCTGGTCGGCCGCTTCCCCGAGCGGCTGGTGCAGGAGTTCTACGCCGCGCCGCAGAGCTTCCCGCGCCCCGGCTCGCCCGAGCTCGCCGCCGACGGCCAGGCGCTCACCGGCTATTTCCTGACCACCCGCCGCGCCTATTCCGGCCTCGAGGGCTTCATCACCTCGCTGATGGGCGGGACCGCGGTCTCGGTGACGCCGCAGGGCTGGCTGCTGACCGAAGGCCCGAGGAGCGGGGTGCGCACCTGGGCGCCGGAGGGCCCGGCCTCCGACCGGCGGTTCATCGCCGTCGACGGCGACCAGCGGATGGCCTTCACCCTGGGCGAGGGCCGCGCGCGCGGCTTCCTGCCCGCGTCCAACGTCGCGCTGATGGAGCGCGCCCCGGCGTGGCGCAAGCCCTCCACCCTGGCGATCCTCGCCGCGCTCACCGCCGCCGCGGCCCTGGTCACCCTGGTCGGCGTGGCCCTGCGCAATCGGCGCGAGTTCCGCGAGAACGCCGTCCAGTCCCGCGCCGCCCTGCTGCAGAACATCCAGGCCGGCCTGTGGCTGGGCGCCCTGGCGCTGTTCGCCGTCTGGGCCTCGAAGTCCAGCGACCTGGCGCAGGTGATCTACGGCTGGCCCGGAGCGCTGCTGATCACCGCCTCGGCCTGCGCCCTGGTGGCGGCGGCGCTGACCATCGCCACCCTGGTGGCCCTGCCGGCGGTCTGGCGCGGCGGCCGGCGGGTCGACTCCTGGACCCACCTGCGCAAGGCCTTCTTCACCGTCACGGTGCTGATCTACGCCGGCTTCTCGGTGACGCTCGCCATGTGGGGCGCGCTGAGCCCCTGGAGCGGCTGA